A stretch of the Nostoc punctiforme PCC 73102 genome encodes the following:
- a CDS encoding double zinc ribbon domain-containing protein yields the protein MDTFKTPNSDESLASYVSRVRKKLNLTQSELADAAGIHGRSVGKIERGLTLKINRRTLQGLAIALGVPQEYFDAVIKGEEVSQVRGVKFCPQCWNPGAAVDPMWSHIKAKFCYLCGTPIRANCANCGELVLSLRHRFCPICGCAYKTPVKTAKIQ from the coding sequence ATGGATACTTTTAAAACTCCCAATAGCGATGAATCCCTTGCTAGTTACGTGTCACGGGTCAGGAAGAAACTCAATTTAACTCAGTCTGAGTTGGCGGATGCTGCTGGTATACATGGACGCTCTGTCGGGAAAATCGAGCGAGGACTTACGCTTAAAATTAATCGTAGGACACTTCAAGGGTTAGCGATCGCACTTGGCGTACCTCAAGAATATTTTGATGCTGTGATCAAGGGTGAGGAAGTATCTCAGGTTAGAGGGGTTAAGTTTTGTCCCCAATGTTGGAATCCTGGCGCGGCGGTTGACCCTATGTGGAGTCATATCAAAGCCAAGTTTTGTTATCTCTGCGGTACACCGATTCGAGCTAACTGTGCGAATTGCGGTGAGTTGGTGTTGTCTTTGAGACACCGATTTTGTCCAATTTGT